ttatagatatcccgcccaccgtacccagtcaagcgtatatggttatatataaatacgtcaaattataagtctatatattaatttaacgaggtatcgtttagttaatataaaacccattaatagcccatagtctaatttccacaagtgtcgttctttatccaaaccccaattatggtacaaagcccaattacccaattttaatattcagcccaacatcatgattacttcggcattaaataagcataataataacttagctacgagacattaatttaaaaataacattgaccataacttacaatgattaaaaatagcgtagcgttacacggacagaatttcgacttacacccttacaacatttgctaacatacccttattattggaatttaaaattaaaattaaaattaaaatataatatatatatatatatatatatatatatatatatatatatatatatatatatatatatatatatatatatatatatatatatatctttacgtatgagagaaagaagaaaaagatgtgttatatttgctcaaaaactgcgaaatttatagatgtggcctcacacctactgccatgcgatcgcatggctttttgccttccaggccatgcgatcgcatggcccctttttccagctcacatgttgttgtttgcattctgccgacggatttaataaataaatataatatataaataattattagaattatttaaatattatattatatttatgtgcatagttgacttgtaatttttagtccgttgcgtcgagcgttgagagttgactttggtcccggttccgatttttcgaacgtccttaggtacaatttaatatcttgtattttgcgtttcgcgtcttgtactcttgtaattttgagacgtttctcatcaataattggaaccactttgattgtattttgtacttttgagctttttggtcgtttgcgtcttcaatttgtcgaatctgtcttttgtcttcaccttttattatttaaacgaatatcacttgtaaatagaacaattgtaactaaaagcttgtctttcttgagggataatgccatgaaatatatgttcttttttagcattatcacttgcaaaatcagattatagtgtttataaagctttaaaacatgataagacagtcaactttgacaattgttcaacaaaacgagacgtgtcttatataagagttCATTTTCTCGGctattaatatctaaaaatccaatttatcaatcttataaacaagttgtttaaatattaattgcagattcaaaagcaatttcaattaaattcaattataattcagttgatcatatcttttaattcgttcatcgaaatcacgcgatttctaaatgaaaagttattaatttttcgccagcttttcaataacatgcatatcatataccttatattagtaatatatgtattaaattcgtgattcatcataaaactatctaacgacgaaatttagcgtacaagcatgcataaacatatatactcgagcactagacatggatatactattaatatataaaagataagatatgaatgctcacgtatcaatattgtgattcaatattgcagaaaaagtacgcaaacgcaatggaaatgataaacgctaggttggcctcacgaacaaaacccatgaactatactcataacctccatagttataactcataatttccttagctttatcccgctcgaaaagcttgttttgaaataactcgctcatgacctcgtcgtagtattttatgtataatattaataatactcctaactataagattaataataatattaatcttaataataataataataataataataataataataataataataataataataataataataataataataataataataataataataataataatatatgtagaaaGAAAATTCAGGCTTTTATAGCCATTTTTGATTTTgactgctccgcgatcgcggagtttttatgccttacagctccgcgattgCGAAGGTGCGCACTTCCAGCTCAGAAATTTTTGTTTGCAAGCTTGTCgacattattttatatttatatataatatatataatttattttaattaattatatattatattatattctcgtgcatagttgacttgtaattttagctccgttgtctcgtacatttaagcccgatttatgtctcggttccggtttctcgaacgttctttcgtacgcttagaaaactagcactttacgtttcgtgacgtgtacatttatcaataattagacttaatcaatgataaactatattacccgaagtataacttaatcatttgagtgttttggtcatttgcttccttaaatcaacatctcattatcaattaaaatcaaaacgttttatatctaaattactattatatattattacatcgtaaaatatatattattttgaaatacttatttaattatgaaataataaacgagtgctataaacctttttaaaaaaatatatttcgaacccatatatatatatatatatatatatatatatatatatatatatatatatatatatatatatacatatatacatatatatacatatatagatacatgtacatatatacatatatacatatatacatatatacatatatacatatatatatatatgtatatatatatatatatatatatacaatataaacacgttgcaagttatattatatatctaattccaaataCAATCAAAAGGGAAAGATTTTCTAAAtcgaagtggacctcacaacagagacccgtaacaatcgtaatagctatgtgattgttagatgctatcaaaatatcttctacttcgatcgtttgataatatcctttaattccgtcgataaacatataaaacatatattgagacaaatacgtttaatgtaaagtattatacacttaatactttgttaatgttttcaagttataatatatacatatatatatacatatatatacctatcttatgtttacaatcgttcgtgactcgtcaaaatttggtcgaggttaaatgaatacatgaacacagttcaaaatgtttgagatttaacttatcagactttgcttgtcgtgtcggaaacattaaatcatttagggattaagtttaaatttggtcgaaaatttccgagttgtcacagtgtAGTCGCCGTAAAGAGGCATTTAGCATGAGATGGAGAGAGCCGTATGCGATGGGAGGAGTGTCCTTGATGTAGgtttttgccccatatttatagttGGGAATTAGGGTTTAGATAACTTGTGCGCTAAGTCAATCGTAGGCCCTAATTAATAAAACCCTACGTCATCAACTACAAATTGTGCTCTCCAAGTCGACGCCACGAAGGAGAAGGTTGATTTTAGTAGGGAGGCAAATTGAGTTTAATCGCCATGTAAAAACGTTAATTTTTATCGGAACAAGCTTGCATCACATCGTTGCTCTAGGTGAAGAAGCGATAGAATGTTTGTCTATCAATCTTCTAACACTTGAAACCGAGTAATTCTTTGTAGTATCCACTGTCCATTCCCATAAATCAGGGACGTCTGAGGTAGTAACTGGAATTAATAACGAAACAAGCTCAGTGAGTTGAGACGATTCAATGCCGCCACGATGAGTTCTTCTCCAAAACCAATTCCAGGAACTGCCAATAAACCGAGAGGCTACGGAGCCATCTTGGTCAGAGTCGAGCATAAAAATCCGATTGAATCGGACAGATAGAGGGGTATCACCTATCCAATTGTCGTGCCAGAATTTGGACAAATGACCATTGCCGAGGCAAATTCGCATACTGTTTGAAAGAATAATCCTTGCCTCATTAATTTTATCGatacatttaattatatttatCCATGGACTTGTAATCGATTTGTTTGCAGGGAGATTAATACCTCGGCCGGACCCATGAACAGCCGTGATAATTCTTGCCCATTTCGATCCTTTATTGGTTAAGAATCGCCACATCCATTTGTATATAAGCGTGAGGTTCAATGAGCGTAAACTTGCCACATTTAACCCACCTTCCTTGAAGGGATTTAAAACAGTATGCCACTTTATCCAATGCATATTGTGAGCTTGATCAGTGCCACACCAGAAAAAATTCGATCTCAAGGATTCAAGGTTGTCGATGACTTTTTTAGGAGCGATAAAAGAAGAGAAGTAATACGTACCAAAGGAACCCAACACGGACTTAACAAGAGTAAGTCTACCACCGATAGAAATCATATTAGCCTTCCAAGGCAATAATCATTTTTTGACCTTCTCTAGAAACCATCCAAACTTGATATTCGATTCATGTTTTGAGCGATCGGGACACCAAGAAAATGACAAGGAAAGGAACCAGCAGCACATCCAATGATCATAGCAAGTCTAGAGATTTCATGTTGATTAATACCCACACCAAACAAAGAAGATTTAAGATGGATGATTTTTAGACCCGAAATAGCAAAAAAAACAGCCGAGAATAATCAAAAGATTTTTAACGTTCAGCTCACTCCATTCGCCAACAAATAAGACATCGTCAGCATACATGTTTAAGGAGAAATTCACCGATGAAGAACGAGGACCGATTTGTAGGCCCTGAAATAATGTAGCATCTGATGCATCATTGATTGCCGCTTGTAATCCTTCTATACCAATAATGAAAAGGAAAGCAGAAAGCGGGTCTCATTGCCTCAATCCTCTACCAATTTTGAATTCAGACAAAGGGGATCCATTAAGAAGAAACGAAGCATGAGACGTGGTAAGACATGCCATAATCCATCCGATCCACGTAGAATTAAAACCCATGTGATGTAACATGGAGAAAATATAATTCCAATGAATAGAGTCAAACGCCTTATCAAAATCGACTTTAAAAAGCATTGCTTTCTTTTTTCGTTTTTTACACCAACTAATAACTTCGTTAATAATCAAAGGACCGTCGAGAATCTGTCTCCCTTTTATAAACGCTGTCTGATCAGGGCAAATGATATCATCAATGATGAAAGCAAAACGAGTAGCAAGCAGTTTAGCGATAATCTTGTATTGTAGGCCAATCAAACTAATCAGACGGAAATCTTGCACAAGAGTAGGATAGTGTTTCTTCGGGATAAGAGAAAAAAAGGACGAGTCACAACCTCTCGGGATCCTACCAGAAAAGTGAAAGTTGTGCACCATAGCAAAAACATCCTCCTTTATAAGAGACCAAAAATGCTTcacgaaattaaaattaaaaccatCGGGGCCCGATGATTTATCACTTTCGCATGCCCAAACAACATCTTTGTTTTCGGTGGTAGAAAAAACATCGATAAAAGTAGTAGCTTAATGATCAGTAAGACGCAAAATATGATTACTTGGTGAGACGATACTTGCACAGTCAGTAGTGGTGAATTTGTGAgtaaaaaaatctagaaaaatcgaCTTGACTTGATTCGGGTTAGTGACCCAATTACCATTGTGAAGCACACCTGCTACTTGCAATTTTTTCCTTTTACGTTTAAGCGAAGTGTGAAAGAAAGTGGAGTTTTCGTCACCCAAACTATGGTTCAGCTTTCTATTTTTCTGAGCCGAATTTTGTAGTTCTGTGGCCTCAATATCAGACATCTTATTAAGGATAGTAACTCGAGTGTTAGCGAAGGCAGCAGGGTCACCCCCTGCATCGATCAGGGAATCGATCTCGGCCAGTTTCTTCGAGTATCCTAGTTTCACAGAATCTGTTTTAGCCCGCAGCTCCTTGTTCCAATGTTTCAAGGCCGATTTAACATGTTTGAGCCTATCTTTGAAACGGATCTGAGCATTGGAGCTGAGATGAATATTGTTTGTCATTCAACGCTTCAGTCACAGTTTCCTCAAAACCTTCGGTCTTGAACCATGAGTTGAAGAGTTTAAACGGGTGTGGGCCATAATCAAAAGAAACGTTTTTTGAGGACAATGGGGCAATGATCGGACCATAAATTGGTTAAAATAATCCCGTTTAAATCCGAAAATAAGGAAAGAACACCATTAGAAACGAGGAATCTGTCAATGAGCGATCTTTGTGTAAGAGACTTATTTGCCCGAGTGAAAGGTCGGCCACCTAAAGGAACATCAGTGAGGCTGTTATGATCAATAAAGTTGTTGAAGTCAGCAGCCTCAACCTGACATAAGCGAGTACCTAATCTTTCATGAGCAAAGCGCACCGCATTAAAATATCCAAAAATAATGAATTCGCCCAAATTGTTCACCATAAAAGAAAACAAATAATCCCCTAACCTTTGTTTAAGAACGCGAATTTGGGGAGCATAGATATTGATAAGATAGTATTTGGCAGTACAACCAGAGAAATTTCCCTCAACGATAAGAATATTAGCAAAAGAAATAATGCGGCTACTAGTAAACACCGAAGGATCCCAAATAGTTAGAATGCCTCCCGAACGACCTTAGGCACTAGATGAAGCGACTTTGAAATGATAATTACCCCATAAAGCGCGGATAGAAAAATGATTCAGAGTGGTTAACTTTGTTTCTTGAATACCCAATACAGTGATGGCATGTTCCGTACATAATTTACGCACACAATTTTGCTTAACTTGCGAATTCACCCCTCCTCCTAAATTCAATGACATCAGATTCATTAAATCGTATTAAATCCACCCATACTAAGAACAACATTTTTGAGGTCTTTGGGATGATTTTTGAAATCGTAACCAAGCACCTTACAGAATTTCAGATAATTATCCATAGGATCAATTGGTCCATTTATGCTGCTTGAAACAATAGGAGAATGAAAACGTACTCCGTTAAATCCAGGTGCTTTAGAAAGGGATGATGTTTGAGATTTATTCACCAAAGGTGGAGGTCGACTTTCTGCTTCAGAAGAACCATGTTCAACATTCTCCTGTCCAGATTTGCTATCTGAAACATGTGTAACATTTTCAGGTTCCGAACAATTTTGGGTATTAACATGTGCCTCCTTTTCTAATATGTTCTGAATCACGTTATTTTTGCAAAGTTCATTTTGATTACcggtatcatcatcattttcaGCATTGACCTTATTAAGGTCAAAAGTATCAGCTACTGAGACATTCTCTGGAATTCTATGACACTTAAGAGAAAGGGTGTGATTACTTCCTTCAGTTTCAAATTCGAAAGAGGCAATAGACAAATTATCCTCTTCCAAACCTTGTATACTTTGTTCTTGATTGTAACCGAAATCACATCATGGATGTAATCCAAACGTTTGGTAACGATACAAAATTTGCCACAATCAGGATCACCATTATGATTAATTGAGAACGAAGTATAACCGAACATCAGAGCAATTTTTTTATAGGCAGCATCAGTCCAAGCGCATGCTGGAAGTCCAGCAATGTCAATTCAAACGGCTCTTTCATTAACCGTAAAGTGTTcattaatatatatgtttaaagTAATTTATTTTATAACCTACGATTTTAAAGTTTTTATAATAGATAGATGTAAGCTTATATAAAGAAATAAGTTCTTAATAAATCAGCTAATCTAAGATGTGTCATTCATATTTTATAGATTCATGCAAGTATACTAAAGTACATTTAATTGATATCTTATACACGTTTTAAtgttagaaatttttttttt
This genomic stretch from Rutidosis leptorrhynchoides isolate AG116_Rl617_1_P2 chromosome 11, CSIRO_AGI_Rlap_v1, whole genome shotgun sequence harbors:
- the LOC139874380 gene encoding uncharacterized protein; its protein translation is MKMRGSNHTLSLKCHRIPENVSVADTFDLNKVNAENDDDTGNQNELCKNNVIQNILEKEAHVNTQNCSEPENVTHVSDSKSGQENVEHGSSEAESRPPPLVNKSQTSSLSKAPGFNGVRFHSPIVSSSINGPIDPMDNYLKFCKVEAADFNNFIDHNSLTDVPLGGRPFTRANKSLTQRSLIDRFLVSNGVLSLFSDLNGIILTNLCSNAQIRFKDRLKHVKSALKHWNKELRAKTDSVKLGYSKKLAEIDSLIDAGGDPAAFANTRVTILNKMSDIEATELQNSAQKNRKLNHSLGDENSTFFHTSLKRKRKKLQVAGVLHNATTFIDVFSTTENKDVVWACESDKSSGPDGFNFNFVKHFWSLIKEDVFAMVHNFHFSGRIPRGCDSSFFSLIPKKHYPTLVQDFRLISLIGLQYKIIAKLLATRFAFIIDDIICPDQTAFIKGRQILDGPLIINEVISWCKKRKKKAMLFKVDFDKAFDSIHWNYIFSMLHHMGFNSTWIGWIMACLTTSHASFLLNGSPLSEFKIGRGLRQ